Genomic segment of Synergistaceae bacterium:
TGAGACGGCCGTGCCCGAAGGAAAAGACGGCGCGTGTCTGTCTGGCGTGTGTTTTTTTCCCATCGGGTAACTTAACGGTGAAAGTTCCGCCGAAACGACAAAAAGACGAACTTTTTGTTCCCTCACGCTTTTCCGCGAAGCCGAGGAGAACGGAGCGGAAGAAAGCGAGGCGGAGGACGCCGTTGGGTTTAGCGTTGGACGTCGGCACCACCACCTTGGAAGTAGTGCTGGTGGACAGGGAAACGGAAGAGGAACTAGCCAACCGGTCGGCGGTCAACCCTCAGGTCCAATACGGCATGGATATCCTGTCTCGAATTTCTCACGTCATGCGATACCCGAAGGAAGTGCGCGCTATGCAGCGGGTCTTGCTCGAGAAGGTTAACGCGATAACGGAGGACCTGTGCCGAGAGGCCCAGGTGTATTCCTCTTCTATCGACACCGTGGCCGTGGCGGCCAACTGCACCATGCTTCACTTTCTTTTGGGGATTAGTCCCACGTCTCTGGGGACCTTTCCCTTCACACCCGTGTTCTTGGAGAGCCGAGAGCTTCCAGTCCATGAGATCGGCCTGACGGCATTGAGGAGAAACGCTCGTTTGTTTTGTTTGCCCTCCGTATCGGCTTTTATTGGCGCGGATATCGTCGCCGGTGTCTACGCAACAGGACTGGTCCGGAAAAAGGGTAATGTGCTTTTTCTTGACATCGGCACCAATGGGGAGATGGTCTTGTCCCGTCAAGGAACTCTCGTCTCCTGTTCCTGTGCAGCAGGACCGGCCCTAGAAGGCATGAACATCAGTTGCGGGATGCGCGCCGAACCTGGGGCTGTCGAAGACGTTTCCATCGATTATCGAATCGATGATCGAGGCGATTATCGAGGCGCTGTTCAGTTTCAGGTCATTGGAGGCGAACCCCCCGTTGGAATTTGTGGCAGCGGCATTCTCGCCGTCATACGGGAGCTACTTCGCGTCGGGCTTCTTCGGAGGGATGGTTCTTTGCTGACGGAAGCGGAGGTGAAGGCGGAACTACCCTCCGCGAGAGAGGCACTCACCGCTCTTTGCCGTGAAGAAAACGGTATTCCGGCGGTCTGCCTGTTTGGGGACATCGTCGTGACTCAGAAAGACGTCCGTCAGGTACAGTTGGCCAAAGGCGCTCTGCTTTCCGGTTTGCTCGCTCTTTTGAACCAGGCCGGTCTGAGCGTGGAGGACATCGACAAGGTCTTGATCGCGGGGCAATTTGGCGCTCATCTTTCTGTGGAGAGCTTGATGGGATGTGGTATCCTTCCGCATGAACCGTCTTTTGCGGCGGAAAAAGTTGAATACGTTGGAAACACCTCAAAAAAGGGTGCTCTCATGGCGTTGACATCCTCTTCCGCCCTAGCAGAGATGAGCACCCTGGCCCAGAGTATCGCCTATGTCGAACTCGGCGCTACTCCGAGATACGAGGAACTCTTCATGCGATGCCTCGAATTTCCCTAACCTTCCCTATCCTGCCCTTCCCTTCTCTTTCCTTTTCTTCTCTTTCCTTCTCTTTCCTTCTCTTCTTTCCCCTGAGCGTCGATGGTGAAGACGTCAAATATCGCTTTCATGCCGTCGGCAAGGACGGAGAGATTTTCTGCCCCTTTTGCCATGGATTCGGCGGAAGACGCGACGTCTCCGATGCTGTTGTGGATATTTTCGCCTGCCTGAGCCGTGGTTGAAACCTCTTGGGCAATATTGTGCACGGCTCTCGCGATTTCCCCGCTCGACGACGCTTGTTCCTCGGAGACGACCGCCAGGTCCTGCGTAGCCCCGGCAATGCTTCCGAGATAGGTGATCATGTTGCCGATGATTTCTTCCGTCTCGGTGGAAAGGTCTCTCACTTTCTGCGTCGCGTCCAGATTGCTTTTGGAAACGCCGACCGTTTTTTCGAGGTCTTTCGAAATGGTATTGGCCAGAGTGGCGATGTTTTTCGCCGCCGCGTCGCTGTCCTCTGCAAGCTTGCGAACTTCCTCGGCAACCACGGCAAATCCACGTCCCGCTTCTCCGGAGCGAGACGCCTCGATCGCCGCGTTTAGCGCCAGAAGGTTGGTTTGAGCCGCGATACCGCTGATTTGCGCTACAAAATTCTGAATCTGATGTGTCCTTGTCCCCAGTTCTTGAATGCTGTGGGCGGAGTCAGAGACGTCCTGAGCGACCTTTTCGATGTCCTTGACAACCTGCCGCACCGCGTTCATTCCATTTTCACTGGCTTTCATCGCCGCGTCGATCTGTTTTGCGATGTCCGAGCCTTTTTCTGCCGCGGACTGCGCTCCAGACGCGACCGTGTTGGCCGCGATATTGACTTTCTCTCCAGTTGACGCGAGCGAGTTAAGGCTTGATCCCATTTCGTCCACATTGACGCGGACAAGAGCGACCAAGTTCTTCGTCTGCTGCGCCAACGACGAGAAGTGCTTCGCGGTATCGACGATATTGTCGTTCGTCTCCATCGACTCCACATATATGGAACACACGTGTTCCATCATTTGGTTGAGGTGTTCTTCCAGATCACCAAATTCGTCGCGTTCTGTTATCTCTATTCTTTTTGAAAAATCGCCCCCGGCGGCCACCATCGCGAAGCGGTTGATTTTTTTCGCGATTCTGCGTAGGTAGACGGCGACGAAGAAAAGAAAGAGCGTCGCGATCAAAAGACCGATAAGCGGAACAACAGCGCTTCTCGATACAAGGCTAAAGATGCTGTGGGAGATTTCGCTGTTGTCGACCATGAGAACCAATAGCCAGCCCGTTGCCTCGATTTCGCTATAGAACGTGCGCATGGAACCGCCGGCTGTCTCTACCATCGCGATCCCTTTCCTGGTTTGCAATGCCTGATTTCCAAACGCGGCGAGATTCGCGTCTTGTTCCCTGGTGATGGTGTCGTCGATTTTTCTGCTGTCGTCGTAAAAGGTGATATATTCGCCCGCTCTCCCCAGAATGAAAACTTTACTCGTGGTGCCCACGGAAACTCCATCCACGATCTTTTGAATATCCGTCAGAGCCATGTCGCTTGTCGCGACACCCCTCATTTTTCCCGCTTCGTCGAAAAACGGAACCGTCGCGGTGATCATCGTCGCTGTCGTCAAAGGGTCGTAGAACACACTCGACCAGATCGGATCTCCCTTCGATTTGCCACCATTGATATACCACTCTTCCTTGTAAAAATCGACGATATTCTCATAATTCGGCTCGTAAACGGCCTTTCCGCTGCTATCTTTATAAGCGTAGAGACCATAGGTTTCTATATTACTGTAGCAGGCGTAAGGCTCATACCAGATTCCGCCGCCTAACGTATTTTTGTTTAGAAGGATTGATTTCATCAGAAAAAATTTCACCTCGCCCCTGTCAAAGGTGGCGAGGCTACTCGTTTCCGCATAGACCGCAAAGCTTTTAGCGATTTCCGCGTTCTGAGAGAATTCTTTCTGAATCGCTAAGTCCAGTTTTTCCAGAGATTCTTCTATCTTGTTGTTTACCTGGGCATTGATCTGCGACTTCATTAGGCTGTTTATTATCAGCATAAATAGAACCATAGAAAGCGCGATGACCGGAACGACCGAAACGATAATACGTGACATGATACCTTTAAATTTCATAGAATATTCTGATCCTTTCAACGTACTAATACCTACTTATAATGAGTAGATACGTTTCGTCCAGTTTTCCAGCATGGAGATGGAGGCAATCACAAGAGCGAAATGTGTCTCACTCTCTTTTACTGGGTCGGCTTTCCACGCCTCATATTGCTGTCTTCATATTGCTGTCTTCATTTTGCTGTCTTCATTCAGCCCGCCAACGCGCCCACTTATACGCATATTCCTAATTTTCGCAAAAGCGCTTCGAGGGCGGCGGGTTCACTTGCTAGAAGGATGTGGGCGTCAAGAGGGTCAGATTGCGTCCTTCCCTCAGGCATGACGTTCAGGCTCGATTGCGTCACGAGCGCGATGTCTCCATACTGTCCGAACATAGCGGAAACGACGCTCAAA
This window contains:
- a CDS encoding methyl-accepting chemotaxis protein, which translates into the protein MKFKGIMSRIIVSVVPVIALSMVLFMLIINSLMKSQINAQVNNKIEESLEKLDLAIQKEFSQNAEIAKSFAVYAETSSLATFDRGEVKFFLMKSILLNKNTLGGGIWYEPYACYSNIETYGLYAYKDSSGKAVYEPNYENIVDFYKEEWYINGGKSKGDPIWSSVFYDPLTTATMITATVPFFDEAGKMRGVATSDMALTDIQKIVDGVSVGTTSKVFILGRAGEYITFYDDSRKIDDTITREQDANLAAFGNQALQTRKGIAMVETAGGSMRTFYSEIEATGWLLVLMVDNSEISHSIFSLVSRSAVVPLIGLLIATLFLFFVAVYLRRIAKKINRFAMVAAGGDFSKRIEITERDEFGDLEEHLNQMMEHVCSIYVESMETNDNIVDTAKHFSSLAQQTKNLVALVRVNVDEMGSSLNSLASTGEKVNIAANTVASGAQSAAEKGSDIAKQIDAAMKASENGMNAVRQVVKDIEKVAQDVSDSAHSIQELGTRTHQIQNFVAQISGIAAQTNLLALNAAIEASRSGEAGRGFAVVAEEVRKLAEDSDAAAKNIATLANTISKDLEKTVGVSKSNLDATQKVRDLSTETEEIIGNMITYLGSIAGATQDLAVVSEEQASSSGEIARAVHNIAQEVSTTAQAGENIHNSIGDVASSAESMAKGAENLSVLADGMKAIFDVFTIDAQGKEEKEREGKRRKGKRREGQDREG
- a CDS encoding ASKHA domain-containing protein, which produces MHSVTVMPENKILFYESGKNLLTILREGGIFVESSCGGGGTCGKCKVTLIVQDQEGRAHSAQSDLIAPHETPSMKNPLRAESSERRLERLQMTLLSEESESEEPESEEEDFLSKEEDLSSASGNELRRPCPKEKTARVCLACVFFPSGNLTVKVPPKRQKDELFVPSRFSAKPRRTERKKARRRTPLGLALDVGTTTLEVVLVDRETEEELANRSAVNPQVQYGMDILSRISHVMRYPKEVRAMQRVLLEKVNAITEDLCREAQVYSSSIDTVAVAANCTMLHFLLGISPTSLGTFPFTPVFLESRELPVHEIGLTALRRNARLFCLPSVSAFIGADIVAGVYATGLVRKKGNVLFLDIGTNGEMVLSRQGTLVSCSCAAGPALEGMNISCGMRAEPGAVEDVSIDYRIDDRGDYRGAVQFQVIGGEPPVGICGSGILAVIRELLRVGLLRRDGSLLTEAEVKAELPSAREALTALCREENGIPAVCLFGDIVVTQKDVRQVQLAKGALLSGLLALLNQAGLSVEDIDKVLIAGQFGAHLSVESLMGCGILPHEPSFAAEKVEYVGNTSKKGALMALTSSSALAEMSTLAQSIAYVELGATPRYEELFMRCLEFP